The following coding sequences lie in one Psychrobacter arenosus genomic window:
- the ychF gene encoding redox-regulated ATPase YchF produces MGFNCGIVGLPNVGKSTLFNALTKAGIAAENFPFCTKDPNVGIVPVPDPRLKKLADIVIPERVLPTTMEFVDIAGLVAGASKGEGMGNQFLANIRETDAIAHVVRCFEDDNVVHVDGRISPIDDIETINTELALSDLEAVERAIHNLGKKAKGGDKDAAATLDVFKKIEPLVSEGLAARGANLDADEKKLIRSYGLITLKPTLYIANVSEDGFENNPHLDAVRAYAEKEGAMVLPLCNQIEAEIALLDEEDKADFLEDLGMEEAGLDQVIRAGYDMLDMQTYFTAGVKEVRAWTVKVGATAPQAAGVIHTDFERGFIRAEVIAYDDFIEYNGEKGAAAAGKQRLEGKTYIVQDGDVMHFRFNV; encoded by the coding sequence ATGGGCTTTAATTGCGGCATCGTTGGCTTACCAAACGTGGGCAAATCCACTTTATTTAACGCGTTGACCAAAGCGGGCATCGCCGCGGAAAACTTCCCTTTCTGTACTAAAGATCCTAACGTAGGTATCGTACCAGTGCCGGACCCACGTTTGAAAAAACTGGCCGATATCGTTATCCCAGAGCGCGTCTTACCGACGACTATGGAATTCGTCGATATCGCAGGTCTAGTGGCGGGCGCGTCAAAAGGTGAAGGCATGGGCAACCAGTTCCTCGCCAACATCCGTGAGACCGATGCTATCGCTCACGTAGTGCGTTGTTTTGAAGATGATAACGTCGTTCACGTTGATGGCCGCATTAGCCCTATCGATGATATCGAAACCATCAATACCGAGTTGGCTTTATCAGACCTAGAAGCCGTAGAGCGCGCTATTCATAACTTAGGCAAAAAAGCCAAAGGTGGCGATAAAGACGCTGCAGCTACCCTAGATGTGTTTAAGAAAATTGAACCTCTAGTTTCTGAAGGTCTGGCGGCTCGTGGCGCCAATCTTGATGCCGATGAAAAGAAACTCATCCGTAGCTATGGTCTAATCACGCTTAAGCCTACCCTATATATCGCCAACGTGAGCGAAGACGGTTTTGAGAATAACCCCCATTTAGACGCTGTTCGTGCCTATGCCGAAAAAGAAGGCGCGATGGTCTTGCCACTATGCAACCAAATCGAAGCTGAAATTGCCCTACTTGATGAAGAAGACAAAGCTGACTTTTTAGAAGATTTGGGTATGGAAGAAGCGGGTTTAGACCAAGTCATTCGTGCTGGTTACGACATGCTTGATATGCAAACTTACTTCACAGCAGGTGTGAAAGAAGTGCGCGCTTGGACCGTAAAAGTTGGGGCTACTGCGCCGCAAGCTGCTGGTGTGATTCATACTGACTTTGAGCGTGGCTTTATTCGTGCTGAAGTCATTGCGTATGACGACTTTATCGAATATAACGGTGAAAAAGGCGCTGCTGCTGCGGGCAAACAACGTCTAGAAGGCAAAACCTATATCGTGCAAGACGGTGATGTTATGCACTTTAGATTTAACGTTTAA
- a CDS encoding deoxyguanosinetriphosphate triphosphohydrolase translates to MSNSLVTSTPVTTASATTQWSYLLNAQRLGSAKKAKSGETARSPFHKDYDRLVFSHSFRQLNQKTQVHPLTNQLGIHTRLTHSLEVSCIGRSLGMMAAEKLHERLPAGLPRGVTPADIGVIIQAACLAHDIGNPPFGHAGEYAIRDWFNHVDRQPLLAQLTPNQQMDLVGYEGNAQGFRLLVRNEHHPDKGGMRLTCATLGAFMKYPWLSSHSNPPQLSDSLNTASSTSIKKYGCFASEADSLERLASRLRLPRSLHHDGFARHPLAYLLEAADDICYALIDLEDGIHLDMLSYREVEPLLLELVGERLGAPPEVINNAPVRHKLAALRGRAMMRLVDKVTDAFVDNAGDLLTGHLEGSLFDHCDRTVASGISSAKTLAREQIFNHPSKVRMELMANQCLQRLLDALMPLATTPLDSATSFEQQRLLRLIDSHFADHHRQLTDNTYENVLNILDYVTGMNDHEAYSLAQDLNGSRAGVW, encoded by the coding sequence ATGAGCAATTCTTTAGTAACAAGCACTCCCGTGACGACTGCCTCGGCGACGACCCAGTGGTCTTACCTCCTTAATGCCCAACGGCTTGGCTCTGCCAAAAAGGCCAAGTCAGGCGAGACAGCGCGCTCCCCTTTTCATAAAGACTACGACCGTTTAGTCTTCTCGCATTCGTTTCGTCAGCTCAATCAAAAGACCCAAGTGCACCCGTTGACCAATCAATTGGGGATTCATACCCGGTTGACCCACTCCCTTGAGGTCTCTTGCATTGGCCGCTCGCTAGGGATGATGGCGGCAGAGAAATTGCATGAGCGCCTGCCTGCCGGTCTGCCACGTGGTGTGACTCCAGCGGACATCGGGGTGATTATCCAAGCCGCGTGTCTAGCGCATGATATCGGCAACCCACCTTTTGGTCATGCGGGTGAATATGCTATCCGCGATTGGTTTAATCATGTCGACCGCCAACCTTTATTAGCGCAATTGACCCCCAACCAACAGATGGACTTAGTCGGTTATGAAGGCAATGCGCAGGGCTTCCGGCTATTAGTGCGCAATGAGCATCACCCTGATAAAGGTGGGATGCGCCTAACTTGCGCCACCCTCGGCGCCTTTATGAAATACCCTTGGCTGTCTAGCCATAGCAATCCGCCACAGCTCTCAGACTCACTCAACACAGCTTCCAGTACCTCTATTAAAAAGTACGGCTGCTTTGCTAGCGAAGCCGATAGTCTAGAGCGTCTCGCCAGCCGTCTGCGGTTGCCACGCTCGCTACACCACGATGGCTTTGCTCGTCACCCCCTAGCCTACTTGTTAGAGGCGGCGGATGATATTTGCTATGCGCTGATTGATTTAGAAGATGGTATTCATTTAGATATGCTTAGTTATCGCGAGGTGGAGCCGCTGCTATTGGAATTGGTTGGTGAGCGTTTAGGTGCTCCGCCCGAAGTCATTAACAATGCCCCAGTCCGGCATAAGCTGGCGGCGCTTAGAGGTCGCGCGATGATGCGCTTGGTGGATAAAGTTACGGATGCCTTTGTTGATAATGCAGGCGATTTATTAACCGGTCATCTAGAAGGGAGTCTCTTTGACCATTGCGACCGCACCGTAGCGTCGGGAATTAGCAGCGCCAAAACCCTAGCCAGAGAGCAAATTTTTAATCATCCGAGCAAAGTACGTATGGAGCTAATGGCCAATCAGTGTTTACAGCGCCTACTCGATGCCCTAATGCCATTAGCAACCACACCCCTAGATAGCGCGACGTCCTTTGAACAACAACGCTTGCTACGCTTAATTGATAGCCACTTTGCCGACCATCATCGCCAGTTGACGGACAACACTTATGAGAATGTGTTAAACATTTTAGATTATGTCACAGGAATGAATGACCATGAAGCCTATAGCCTAGCGCAGGATTTAAATGGCAGTCGTGCCGGCGTTTGGTAA
- a CDS encoding TetR family transcriptional regulator yields MSVAMTLNTREQKKQQTRRAFFNAVLDLCMTGQAFSSISLRQVTREVGVVPTAFYRHFDDMEALGKSLVEEELGQALIVLRDRLQIGRQRSFDRQIAKSIKIFFQAIDEHPRFWQFTVSERFGGSEAVRRALNEQIKLLSIIVGEDLVLQPAFAHINAFDRRLLAEAGVNLFFSWIIDWLELSYSEFHDDEADNEEIEAKKQEMLLHCTRQAQMLFYGAYNWKSSEETLMND; encoded by the coding sequence ATGAGCGTCGCTATGACCTTAAATACTCGTGAACAAAAAAAACAGCAAACCCGCCGTGCCTTTTTTAATGCCGTTTTAGACCTTTGTATGACCGGCCAGGCTTTTAGCTCTATCAGCTTGCGTCAGGTCACCCGCGAAGTGGGCGTGGTACCTACCGCTTTTTATCGCCATTTCGATGATATGGAAGCCTTGGGTAAGTCGTTGGTCGAAGAAGAATTGGGGCAAGCGCTTATAGTCTTACGAGATCGTCTACAGATTGGTCGTCAGCGCAGCTTCGATCGCCAGATAGCTAAGAGTATCAAAATATTCTTCCAAGCTATCGATGAGCATCCGCGCTTTTGGCAATTTACCGTGAGTGAGCGTTTTGGCGGCTCAGAGGCCGTCCGCCGTGCTTTGAATGAGCAGATTAAGCTCTTATCTATTATTGTCGGTGAAGATTTGGTGCTGCAACCTGCCTTTGCCCACATTAATGCTTTTGACCGTCGTCTATTGGCAGAAGCCGGGGTCAATTTATTCTTCTCTTGGATTATCGATTGGCTCGAGCTTAGCTATAGCGAGTTCCACGATGATGAAGCCGATAACGAAGAAATCGAAGCCAAAAAACAAGAAATGCTCCTCCATTGTACTCGCCAAGCGCAGATGTTGTTCTATGGCGCCTACAATTGGAAGTCGAGCGAAGAAACGCTGATGAACGACTAG